A stretch of Bos indicus isolate NIAB-ARS_2022 breed Sahiwal x Tharparkar chromosome 24, NIAB-ARS_B.indTharparkar_mat_pri_1.0, whole genome shotgun sequence DNA encodes these proteins:
- the SERPINB2 gene encoding plasminogen activator inhibitor 2, with the protein MEELNVANTIFALNFFKHLANTSANTQNIFFCPWSISSTVAMVYLGARGNTADQIAQVLQFNQVGVHKGTPVTPQSLTSCDFTQQIQRDTYPDAILQAQAAGKIHSSFRSLSNAINVSTGEYLLESANMLFGEKSARFKEEYMQLSKKYYSTEPQAVDFLECAEDTRKKINSWVKTQTKGKIPNLLPEGSVDVDTKMVLVNAVYFKGRWKTPFQKKLKGLYPFRVNSTQRKSVEMMFLNEKLNIGYIADLKVQILELPYAGDVSMFLLLPDGIAESSTGLEMLESEITYDKLNKWLSKDTMAEDDVVVYIPEFKLEEHYELKTILTSMGMGDAFSQGRANFSGMSGKNDLFLSEVFHQASVEVNEEGTEAAAGTGAIMTGRTGHGGPQFVADHPFLFFIMHKITKSILFWGRFASP; encoded by the exons ATGGAAGAACTTAATGTGGCAAATACAATCTTTGCCCTCaatttcttcaagcatcttgcaAATACAAGCGCCAACACCCAGAATATCTTCTTCTGTCCCTGGAGCATCTCCTCCACCGTGGCCATGGTCTACCTGGGCGCCCGGGGCAATACTGCAGACCAGATAGCCCAA GTACTTCAGTTTAACCAAGTTGGAGTCCACAAAGGCACCCCAGTGACCCCACAGAGCCTCACCAGTTGTGATTTCACACAGCAGATCCAGAGGGACACCTATCCTGATGCTATTTTGCAG GCACAAGCTGCGGGGAAAATCCATTCATCCTTCCGTTCTCTCAGCAATGCCATCAACGTGTCCACGGGGGAGTATTTATTGGAAAGTGCCAATATGCTGTTTGGAGAGAAGTCTGCAAGATTCAAGGAA GAATACATGCAACTCTCCAAGAAATATTACTCTACAGAACCCCAGGCGGTGGACTTCCTAGAATGTGCAGAAGACACCAGAAAAAAGattaattcctgggtcaagacCCAAACTAAAG GCAAAATCCCAAACTTGCTACCTGAAGGTTCTGTTGATGTAGACACCAAGATGGTCCTGGTGAATGCTGTCTACTTCAAAGGAAGGTGGAAGACTCCAtttcagaagaaattaaaaggacTTTATCCTTTCCGTGTGAACTCG ACTCAGCGCAAATCAGTAGAGATGATGTTCCTGAATGAAAAGCTAAACATTGGATACATAGCAGATCTGAAGGTCCAGATTCTAGAACTCCCATATGCTGGCGATGTCAGTATGTTCCTGCTGCTCCCAGATGGAATTGCTGAATCCTCTACGGGCTTGGAGATG CTAGAAAGTGAAATCACCTATGACAAACTCAACAAGTGGCTCAGCAAAGACACCATGGCAGAGGATGACGTGGTGGTGTACATCCCCGAGTTCAAATTAGAAGAGCATTATGAACTCAAGACCATTCTCACAAGCATGGGCATGGGTGATGCCTTCAGCCAGGGCCGAGCCAATTTCTCAGGCATGTCGGGAAAGAATGACCTGTTTCTGTCTGAAGTATTCCATCAGGCTTCGGTGGAAGTGAACGAGGAGGGCACTGAGGCTGCTGCCGGCACTGGGGCCATCATGACAGGGAGAACAGGCCATGGAGGCCCGCAGTTCGTGGCAGACCatcctttcctcttctttatcATGCACAAGATAACCAAGAGCATCCTCTTTTGGGGCAGATTTGCCTCACCCTAA